Proteins from a single region of Chrysemys picta bellii isolate R12L10 unplaced genomic scaffold, ASM1138683v2 scaf5229, whole genome shotgun sequence:
- the LOC135980630 gene encoding olfactory receptor-like protein COR8: MAEGNHSIVTQFILLGLMDRQELQIPLFAAFLVIYILTLVGNLGMIVLIRVDPRLHSPMYFFLSNLSVVDLCYSSVFAPRMLVNFLVGSKSISYSACIAQHVSFVVFVTTEGVLLAVMAYDRYVAICNPLLYTAVMSKRVCIHLVASSYVGGLVNSLTHTCGLLRLSFCGPNIINHYFCDTNPLLKLACSDNHINEILLVTFSGVIAMSTLLFVIISYLYILFSILRIRSAKGRRKAFSTCASHLTAVTMFYGPVSLSHIQPSSSYSLEQEKISAVFYTLVVPMLNPLIHSLRNKEVKDALKRVIDWKNIPS; the protein is encoded by the coding sequence ATGGCTGAGGGCAATCACAGCATAGTGACCCAGTTCATCCTCCTGGGGCTGATGGATCGTCAGGAGCTGCAGATACCCCTCTTCGCGGCGTTCCTGGTGATCTACATTCTTACGCTGGttgggaatcttgggatgattgtgttgatcagggttgatccccgactccattctcccatgtacttcttcctcagtaaCCTGTCTGTGGTTGACCTCTGCTACTCCTCAGTCTTCGCTCcaaggatgctggtgaatttcttaGTGGGGAGTAAAAGCATTTCTTACTCTGCCTGTATTGCCCAACACGTCTCTTTTGTCGTGTTTGTGACCACAGAAGGGGTCCTGCTGGCCGTGATGGCATACGACCGCTATGTAGCCATTTGTAACCCTCTGCTCTACACCGCTGTTATGTCTAAGAGAGTCTGTattcatctagtggccagctcataTGTAGGGGGGCTCGTGAACTCACTGACCCACACATGTGGCTTGCTGAGGTTGTCGTTCTGTGGgcccaacatcatcaatcattactTTTGTGACACTAACCCATTGCTGAAGCTTGCCTGCTCTGATAACCACATCAATGAGATTTTGCTTGTAACGTTCTCTGGAGTTATTGCCATGTCCACCCTCCTGTTTGTCATAATCTCTTATCTGTACATCCTCTTCTCTATCCTGAGGATCCGCTCCGCCaagggcaggcgcaaagccttctccacctgtgcctctcatctgacAGCTGTCACCATGTTCTATGGACCTGTGAGCTTAAGCCACATACAACCCAGTTCCAGCTACTCACtggaacaggagaaaatctctgctgtgttttataccctggtggtccccatgttgaaccccttgatccacagcctgaggaacaaggaggttaagGATGCTCTTAAGAGGGTGATAGACTGGAAAAACATTCCCAGCTAA